DNA sequence from the Halocalculus aciditolerans genome:
CGTCGACGACCGTCGCCAGCATCGCGTCCGCGCCCTCGTCGAGGAGGTCGCCAGCGACGTCCATCACCTCCGACTCCGGCACGCTCCACTCGCTCATACCTAGCGATAGTGAGTGATAGACTAAATACTCTGGCCCGGCCCCCGAGAAAACTTCATAATCGTGCATGATGTACGTCCGTATGGAGTGGTATGCATGCGCAACACACAGTCCGGACCGGTCGGCGAGAGAGCGGAGGCCGAGCGTGAGCACCGCGAGCGCGCCGGGAGCCGGCGAGGGAACTACTCTTGCGCGCTGGTGAGTTTCGTCGTCACCGTCGTCGTCGGCGTCCTCGCCTACCCGCTCCTCGTGGCGCTCACCCGACCGTTCACCGTGCTCGCGACGACGATGCTCGTCTTCGCGCTCCTCGGCATCCTCGCCGTCACTTGGCTCGCTCTCGACCTCCTCTGGGACTGGCGCGCCACCCACCGGCCCGCGCGGTAGAACGGATGGACTCGTGCGCGCACAGGCCGTGCCTCGACCGACGATCCCCGCGACAGAGGGAGCCCACCCGCATCGACCCCCTATTTCGGCGGTCCCGTGGGTTTCGCGCGCTACTCGGGCGCGCCGAGCGCCTCCTGGATGTTGTCGATGGTCTTCTTCACCTGTCGTTTCGCGACGGACTTCACGAGGCGACTCCCCATGTTCATCACGCGCCCCGTGACGTTCATCTCGACCTCGTAGTCGACGTGCGTGCCGGGGCCGTCCTCGCGCGGAACGAGGTACATCTCGCCCGTCGCCGACATCCCCGAATCGCCTTCCTCCGCGTCCCCGGTCAGTTCGACTTTCACGTACTCCTCTTCTTCCTGTTCGAGGATTTCGATGTTCGAGTCGAACGTCGCGGAGATGTAGGAGATCTCGATACCGATAGTCGCCGTGTAGTGGGTGTCGTCGACGACGTCGACGTCCTGGCAGTTCGGGATGCAGCCGCCGAGTTCCTCGGGGTCGAGGACGAAATCCCAGGTCTCGCTCGGTGACGACGCCACGTCGAAAGTCCCGTCGAACTCCATGTGTCACGTATTATCGTGATACGATAAAACTCTTCGCCGCGAGCGAGTCGAGCGAACCGTTATCACGCCACGCGACAAGAAGCACGTATGGCCGATCACCCCGACCTGGTGACGCGCGACCGCGCCGTCGGCGACGTGCTCGCGGCGCGCGAATCCGCCCTCGCGTCCCGCGACACGGAGACGGTCCCGCCCGACGAAATCGGCGGTCGGGTGCTCGCCGAAGACGTCGTCGCGGACGCGGACGCGCCGCCCGTGAGCCGGGCGACGATGGACGGGTTCGCGTTCGACGCGACCGACGACTATCCGCTCACCCTCGGAGAGGGCGAGGTGTTTCCGGAGGACGACCCGGGCGACCTCGACGCGGGGCACGCTCGCCGCGTCGCCACGGGCGCGCCGATTCCGCGCGGCGCGAACGCCGTGTTGAAGCGCGAAGACGCCCGCGTCTCGGACGGCCGCCTCCGCGGGAAGCGCGTCGAGCCGGGGACGTACGTCTCCGAGCGCGGGAGTAACTACGCGGCCGGCGACGCGCTCTTCGCGGCGGGCGAACGCCTCTCCGCGAAGGACGCGATACTCCTCGGCGACCTCGGCGTCGACGACGTCGCGGTCTTCGAGCGGTTCTCCGTCGGCGTGCTGGCGACGGGAACGGAGATTCACGAGGGCGTGACGGCGGACCTCGACTCCGACATGCTCGCGGGCCTCGTCGAGTCGTGGGGGCACGACGCGGTCTACGAGGGCTCAGTGCCCGACGAGGGCGACCGCGTTCGGGACGCTATCGAGTCGCTGGCGCGCGAGCACGACGTCGTCGTGACGACGGGCGGGACGAGCGTCGGGCACAAGGATTACGTCGTCCGCGCGCTCGCCGACCTCGGCGAGATCGACTTCCACCGCGTGCGCCTGCGCCCGGGCAAGCCGCTCGCGCTCGCCCGCCTCCCCGAGCACGACGCGGTCGCGTTCGCCGTCCCGGGGAAGCCCGTGGGCGCGCACACCGTCGCGACGCTCGTCGCGCGGCCGTTCTTCACGGGCGACGCCCGCCACCCCACCGTGTCCGCAGAAGTGACCGTCGACCTCGAACTCGGTCCGTCGGGGTTCGACTACGCGATTCCCGTCACGCTCGACGGCGACCGAGCGACGCCGCTCGGCCACGCCTCCTCGGCGCTCGCAGTCTACGAAGACACCTACGACCCGAGCGTGCTGTCGGCGAGCACCCGGGCGACGCGCGCCGACGGCCTCGTCGTCACTACCGACGCCCTCACCGCCGGCGAACGCGTCGAAGTCGTCCCGTACTCGGTCCTCGACT
Encoded proteins:
- a CDS encoding CoxG family protein: MEFDGTFDVASSPSETWDFVLDPEELGGCIPNCQDVDVVDDTHYTATIGIEISYISATFDSNIEILEQEEEEYVKVELTGDAEEGDSGMSATGEMYLVPREDGPGTHVDYEVEMNVTGRVMNMGSRLVKSVAKRQVKKTIDNIQEALGAPE
- a CDS encoding molybdopterin molybdotransferase MoeA, translated to MADHPDLVTRDRAVGDVLAARESALASRDTETVPPDEIGGRVLAEDVVADADAPPVSRATMDGFAFDATDDYPLTLGEGEVFPEDDPGDLDAGHARRVATGAPIPRGANAVLKREDARVSDGRLRGKRVEPGTYVSERGSNYAAGDALFAAGERLSAKDAILLGDLGVDDVAVFERFSVGVLATGTEIHEGVTADLDSDMLAGLVESWGHDAVYEGSVPDEGDRVRDAIESLAREHDVVVTTGGTSVGHKDYVVRALADLGEIDFHRVRLRPGKPLALARLPEHDAVAFAVPGKPVGAHTVATLVARPFFTGDARHPTVSAEVTVDLELGPSGFDYAIPVTLDGDRATPLGHASSALAVYEDTYDPSVLSASTRATRADGLVVTTDALTAGERVEVVPYSVLD